Within Dysgonomonas sp. HDW5A, the genomic segment AATTATGGGAGGAAAAAAGCCTCCACCTCTTGATCCGTTTCCCTTATTGTTTTTATTTGCTTTACTTATAAAATATATGAACAGCAGCACCAGGATTATCCCGAAGATAATATCGCCCGTTGTTAATTCATCCGTATCTTCATCCGCCTGAAACTGTCCAGATAAATATCCAATCATAGCTTCCACGGCATTTTTTGTTCCGGTATAATAATCATTCTGTTGAAAATAAGGCAGCATATAATTATCAATAATACGCCCTACCTTTGCATCATTTAATTTTTCTTCCAGTCCATATCCTGTAGCTATAAATACTTGCCCTCGACTATTTCCAATCTTAGGTTTAATTAGTATTATCGCCCCATTATTTTTTCCTTTTTGACCAACACCCCACTTTTCTCCTAAACGAAATGCATAATCGGAAACATCATAACCATCCAAATCTTTTACTGTTACAACATATATCTGAGTAGATGTGGTATCATTATATGCAAGCAGCATCTGCTCCAGATTATCGCGATCTTTGTCATTGAAAATGCCTGCAAAATCATTTACCAATCGTGGAGGCGACATCGGATCAGGTAA encodes:
- a CDS encoding YgcG family protein, which codes for MNSFGKYLLVLLVMIGGFASAQNLPDPMSPPRLVNDFAGIFNDKDRDNLEQMLLAYNDTTSTQIYVVTVKDLDGYDVSDYAFRLGEKWGVGQKGKNNGAIILIKPKIGNSRGQVFIATGYGLEEKLNDAKVGRIIDNYMLPYFQQNDYYTGTKNAVEAMIGYLSGQFQADEDTDELTTGDIIFGIILVLLFIYFISKANKNNKGNGSRGGGFFPPIIGGGFGGFGGRSGGGGFGGGGGGSFGGGGAGRGW